A window of the Hyla sarda isolate aHylSar1 unplaced genomic scaffold, aHylSar1.hap1 scaffold_345, whole genome shotgun sequence genome harbors these coding sequences:
- the LOC130331004 gene encoding zinc finger protein 271-like isoform X1: MMAEGVLQGRDDGVFDLDLFSFFGTDSPAVQAEMTSGSILERGAASCASNVPTTGGSAVHVAPGGGPVSSGPHGLGPSQLIPHAVPLMNGDLSSCFPRDSSWGVCSSNNLPQPPTSNSIDKVIQEERGPSDITSIIAHLRSLATETSNNCSEAEKSGSKGSPVTESVGTPADGLCNQHNMESAQPGLKDRADNQMTLQTDLADDLVDRQYLFGDLGSKKKSNAKIYICSECGKTCPCQSAYIRHQRIHTGEKPYACDACGKSFIQVSDYNNHVRSHTGEKPYTCAECGKSFSRSTYLVTHSRTHTKEKPYTCNVCNKSFIQHSHLSLHLRIHSGEKPYICIECGNSFSRSSTLVKHKKSHRRKTLHFSKKKSEDDVPQNFTQNNPPTWGTVTDQAEPSPEESPQRAETPHVKSESDEAAECDPETVTCRKPHRQGKKTAHKPIRITLEKYLISEGTAGGDLQVPFPHHKKFIWKKKSQQPCKDNEEGPDVGKMDVSVKSVTEPAIEMKRVTSPKTEYNFSPSQEVNGMSENSENLNPEGPCLSPQLDHVRDTPLNDPEEPYSSVNGKVTKFEELDSQYSYPSNDLVEATYNNVFTSSDNMSITLQKPHKVSLFICSFCGKSCPCKSAFIRHQRIHTGEKPYACADCGKSFIQMSDYNNHIRSHTGEKPYTCAECGKSFSRSTYLVTHCRTHTKEKPYTCRECGKSFIQHSHLAIHLRIHSGEKPYSCFECGKRFSRSSTLVKHQKSHGRTIPTGETNTQRSTNPRLEAEHC; this comes from the coding sequence gGGGCGGCCCCGTGAGCTCTGGTCCACATGGTCTGGGACCCTCTCAGTTAATACCCCATGCAGTTCCATTGATGAATGGTGACCTCTCCTCGTGCTTTCCCCGAGACTCATCGTGGGGTGTGTGCAGCTCCAATAATCTTCCCCAACCTCCTACAAGCAACTCAATAGACAAAGTTATCCAGGAGGAGCGCGGTCCAAGTGACATCACCAGTATTATCGCACATCTCCGGAGTCTTGCAACTGAAACCTCAAATAATTGTTCTGAAGCCGAGAAATCTGGATCAAAAGGAAGTCCAGTGACTGAGAGTGTCGGAACCCCTGCCGATGGATTGTGCAACCAACACAATATGGAGTCCGCTCAGCCTGGCCTTAAAGATCGCGCAGACAATCAGATGACCCTCCAGACAGACCTCGCTGATGACCTTGTGGACAGGCAATATCTGTTTGGAGACCTGGGATCGAAGAAGAAGTCAAATGCCAAGATTTatatatgttcagaatgtggtaaaacGTGTCCTTGTCAGTCTGCCTACATCCGCCACCAGAGGATTCACACCGGGGAGAAGCCCTATGCCTGTGACGCCTGCGGCAAGAGCTTCATTCAGGTGTCCGATTACAACAACCACGTCCGCTCCCACACCGGAGAGAAACCCTACACCTGTGCAGAGTGCGGGAAGAGCTTCAGCCGGAGCACCTACCTGGTGACACATTCCAGAACACACACCAAAGAGAAGCCTTACACCTGCAACGTCTGCAACAAAAGCTTCATCCAGCACTCTCACCTCTCCCTCCATCTGCGCATCCACAGTGGAGAGAAGCCCTATATCTGTATAGAGTGCGGCAACAGCTTCAGCCGCAGTTCAACCCTGGTGAAACATAAGAAATCCCATAGGAGGAAGACGCTACACTTCAGTAAGAAAAAAAGTGAGGATGATGTCCCTCAAAACTTCACCCAGAACAACCCACCCACGTGGGGAACAGTCACAGACCAAGCAGAACCATCTCCAGAAGAGTCTCCTCAACGAGCTGAAACCCCACATGTCAAATCTGAAAGTGATGAGGCTGCAGAGTGTGACCCAGAAACTGTGACCTGTAGAAAACCTCACCGGCAGGGTAAGAAAACCGCCCACAAACCCATACGAATCACCCTGGAAAAATATCTGATCTCCGAAGGGACGGCAGGTGGAGACCTTCAGGTGCCATTTCCACATCATAAGAAGTTTATATGGAAGAAAAAGTCACAGCAACCATGTAAGGACAACGAAGAGGGCCCCGACGTAGGAAAGATGGATGTATCAGTCAAGAGCGTCACCGAACCTGCCATCGAAATGAAAAGGGTGACCAGTCCCAAGACGGAGTACAACTTTTCCCCCTCCCAGGAAGTGAATGGGATGAGTGAGAACAGTGAGAACCTGAACCCGGAGGGCCCATGCTTGTCACCTCAGCTGGACCATGTCCGGGACACCCCATTAAACGACCCTGAAGAACCTTACTCCTCAGTAAATGGGAAGGTCACAAAGTTTGAGGAGCTGGATTCTCAGTATTCCTATCCTAGTAATGACCTAGTGGAAGCCACATACAACAATGTCTTCACCTCCTCCGACAATATGTCCATCACTCTACAGAAGCCACATAAAGTTTCCTTGTTTATTTGCAGTTTCTGCGGTAAGAGCTGTCCTTGCAAATCGGCTTTTATCCGCCACCAGAGGATTCACACCGGTGAGAAGCCCTACGCCTGCGCCGACTGCGGCAAAAGCTTTATTCAGATGTCCGATTACAACAATCACATTCGCTCCCACACCGGAGAAAAACCCTACACCTGTGCAGAGTGTGGGAAGAGCTTCAGCCGGAGCACCTACCTGGTGACGCATTGTAGAACACACACCAAAGAGAAGCCTTACACCTGCAGAGAATGTGGCAAAAGCTTTATCCAGCACTCGCACCTTGCTATCCACCTTCGCATTCACAgcggagagaagccatattcttgTTTTGAGTGTGGGAAGAGATTTAGTCGAAGCTCAACACTTGTTAAACACCAGAAATCCCATGGTAGAACGATTCCAACTGGAGAGACTAACACACAAAGGTCCACCAATCCGAGGTTAGAGGCAGAACATTGCTGA
- the LOC130331004 gene encoding zinc finger protein 436-like isoform X2, with translation MCRQLVDLLYMWHPVSGGGPVSSGPHGLGPSQLIPHAVPLMNGDLSSCFPRDSSWGVCSSNNLPQPPTSNSIDKVIQEERGPSDITSIIAHLRSLATETSNNCSEAEKSGSKGSPVTESVGTPADGLCNQHNMESAQPGLKDRADNQMTLQTDLADDLVDRQYLFGDLGSKKKSNAKIYICSECGKTCPCQSAYIRHQRIHTGEKPYACDACGKSFIQVSDYNNHVRSHTGEKPYTCAECGKSFSRSTYLVTHSRTHTKEKPYTCNVCNKSFIQHSHLSLHLRIHSGEKPYICIECGNSFSRSSTLVKHKKSHRRKTLHFSKKKSEDDVPQNFTQNNPPTWGTVTDQAEPSPEESPQRAETPHVKSESDEAAECDPETVTCRKPHRQGKKTAHKPIRITLEKYLISEGTAGGDLQVPFPHHKKFIWKKKSQQPCKDNEEGPDVGKMDVSVKSVTEPAIEMKRVTSPKTEYNFSPSQEVNGMSENSENLNPEGPCLSPQLDHVRDTPLNDPEEPYSSVNGKVTKFEELDSQYSYPSNDLVEATYNNVFTSSDNMSITLQKPHKVSLFICSFCGKSCPCKSAFIRHQRIHTGEKPYACADCGKSFIQMSDYNNHIRSHTGEKPYTCAECGKSFSRSTYLVTHCRTHTKEKPYTCRECGKSFIQHSHLAIHLRIHSGEKPYSCFECGKRFSRSSTLVKHQKSHGRTIPTGETNTQRSTNPRLEAEHC, from the coding sequence gGGGCGGCCCCGTGAGCTCTGGTCCACATGGTCTGGGACCCTCTCAGTTAATACCCCATGCAGTTCCATTGATGAATGGTGACCTCTCCTCGTGCTTTCCCCGAGACTCATCGTGGGGTGTGTGCAGCTCCAATAATCTTCCCCAACCTCCTACAAGCAACTCAATAGACAAAGTTATCCAGGAGGAGCGCGGTCCAAGTGACATCACCAGTATTATCGCACATCTCCGGAGTCTTGCAACTGAAACCTCAAATAATTGTTCTGAAGCCGAGAAATCTGGATCAAAAGGAAGTCCAGTGACTGAGAGTGTCGGAACCCCTGCCGATGGATTGTGCAACCAACACAATATGGAGTCCGCTCAGCCTGGCCTTAAAGATCGCGCAGACAATCAGATGACCCTCCAGACAGACCTCGCTGATGACCTTGTGGACAGGCAATATCTGTTTGGAGACCTGGGATCGAAGAAGAAGTCAAATGCCAAGATTTatatatgttcagaatgtggtaaaacGTGTCCTTGTCAGTCTGCCTACATCCGCCACCAGAGGATTCACACCGGGGAGAAGCCCTATGCCTGTGACGCCTGCGGCAAGAGCTTCATTCAGGTGTCCGATTACAACAACCACGTCCGCTCCCACACCGGAGAGAAACCCTACACCTGTGCAGAGTGCGGGAAGAGCTTCAGCCGGAGCACCTACCTGGTGACACATTCCAGAACACACACCAAAGAGAAGCCTTACACCTGCAACGTCTGCAACAAAAGCTTCATCCAGCACTCTCACCTCTCCCTCCATCTGCGCATCCACAGTGGAGAGAAGCCCTATATCTGTATAGAGTGCGGCAACAGCTTCAGCCGCAGTTCAACCCTGGTGAAACATAAGAAATCCCATAGGAGGAAGACGCTACACTTCAGTAAGAAAAAAAGTGAGGATGATGTCCCTCAAAACTTCACCCAGAACAACCCACCCACGTGGGGAACAGTCACAGACCAAGCAGAACCATCTCCAGAAGAGTCTCCTCAACGAGCTGAAACCCCACATGTCAAATCTGAAAGTGATGAGGCTGCAGAGTGTGACCCAGAAACTGTGACCTGTAGAAAACCTCACCGGCAGGGTAAGAAAACCGCCCACAAACCCATACGAATCACCCTGGAAAAATATCTGATCTCCGAAGGGACGGCAGGTGGAGACCTTCAGGTGCCATTTCCACATCATAAGAAGTTTATATGGAAGAAAAAGTCACAGCAACCATGTAAGGACAACGAAGAGGGCCCCGACGTAGGAAAGATGGATGTATCAGTCAAGAGCGTCACCGAACCTGCCATCGAAATGAAAAGGGTGACCAGTCCCAAGACGGAGTACAACTTTTCCCCCTCCCAGGAAGTGAATGGGATGAGTGAGAACAGTGAGAACCTGAACCCGGAGGGCCCATGCTTGTCACCTCAGCTGGACCATGTCCGGGACACCCCATTAAACGACCCTGAAGAACCTTACTCCTCAGTAAATGGGAAGGTCACAAAGTTTGAGGAGCTGGATTCTCAGTATTCCTATCCTAGTAATGACCTAGTGGAAGCCACATACAACAATGTCTTCACCTCCTCCGACAATATGTCCATCACTCTACAGAAGCCACATAAAGTTTCCTTGTTTATTTGCAGTTTCTGCGGTAAGAGCTGTCCTTGCAAATCGGCTTTTATCCGCCACCAGAGGATTCACACCGGTGAGAAGCCCTACGCCTGCGCCGACTGCGGCAAAAGCTTTATTCAGATGTCCGATTACAACAATCACATTCGCTCCCACACCGGAGAAAAACCCTACACCTGTGCAGAGTGTGGGAAGAGCTTCAGCCGGAGCACCTACCTGGTGACGCATTGTAGAACACACACCAAAGAGAAGCCTTACACCTGCAGAGAATGTGGCAAAAGCTTTATCCAGCACTCGCACCTTGCTATCCACCTTCGCATTCACAgcggagagaagccatattcttgTTTTGAGTGTGGGAAGAGATTTAGTCGAAGCTCAACACTTGTTAAACACCAGAAATCCCATGGTAGAACGATTCCAACTGGAGAGACTAACACACAAAGGTCCACCAATCCGAGGTTAGAGGCAGAACATTGCTGA